From a single Gracilimonas sp. genomic region:
- a CDS encoding serine hydrolase → MKFSSVFLVVLFVLNSVAFTQVPKTRLSEMSAEQAGFNADSLKKLEHYLESSGSSALLLVYDGQVFFDWGKTDRKHVIHSIRKALLSSLYGIFVEKGVIDTSATLADLGIDDIEPSLTPMEKQATVADLLKSRSGVYHNAAAVSRGMLAGKPERGSFKPNEHFYYNNWDFNTLGYILEMKTGESIFDLFYEEIALPLGMLHYQGKFAELDGEDEKAKLPDTDGVYQYEKSKSKYPAYHFRMSAHDLAKYGVLYMNEGRWNGKQIVPESWVEASTTSYSLTNRYVNIGYGMLWSVLIPNEQRKTKSFYHTGAGAHMLGVYPGSKLVMVHRVDTEGENEFKQERLYEIISLIFASQN, encoded by the coding sequence ATGAAGTTTTCATCAGTATTTTTAGTTGTTCTTTTTGTTCTCAATTCGGTTGCGTTCACGCAAGTTCCCAAAACCCGACTTTCTGAGATGTCGGCAGAACAAGCGGGCTTTAATGCTGACTCTCTTAAAAAACTGGAACATTATCTGGAAAGCTCAGGCTCTTCGGCACTTTTGCTGGTGTATGACGGGCAGGTATTTTTTGATTGGGGCAAAACGGACAGAAAGCATGTTATACATTCCATACGAAAGGCGTTGTTGAGTTCTTTATACGGAATTTTCGTGGAGAAGGGGGTGATAGATACCAGTGCTACATTAGCAGACTTGGGCATTGATGATATTGAACCCTCCTTAACCCCGATGGAAAAGCAGGCCACAGTTGCAGACTTGTTAAAATCCAGATCGGGGGTGTACCATAATGCTGCTGCTGTTTCCCGTGGTATGTTGGCTGGAAAACCGGAGCGGGGATCGTTCAAACCGAATGAGCATTTTTACTATAACAATTGGGATTTCAACACTCTTGGCTACATTCTCGAAATGAAAACAGGAGAATCCATATTCGATCTTTTTTATGAAGAAATTGCCCTTCCATTGGGAATGCTCCACTACCAGGGGAAGTTTGCAGAACTGGATGGAGAAGATGAAAAGGCTAAGCTTCCGGATACAGATGGTGTGTATCAGTACGAAAAAAGTAAATCAAAATATCCGGCGTATCACTTCAGAATGTCGGCTCATGATTTGGCAAAATATGGTGTCTTATATATGAATGAAGGGCGGTGGAATGGAAAGCAGATTGTGCCCGAAAGTTGGGTTGAGGCCAGCACCACTTCTTACTCGCTTACCAACAGGTATGTAAATATTGGATATGGTATGTTGTGGAGTGTTTTGATTCCCAATGAGCAACGCAAAACGAAATCGTTCTATCATACCGGAGCAGGGGCTCACATGTTGGGGGTTTATCCTGGTTCAAAGCTGGTAATGGTTCATCGGGTGGATACCGAAGGTGAAAATGAGTTCAAACAAGAGCGTTTGTATGAAATTATTTCTTTGATTTTTGCATCTCAAAATTAA
- a CDS encoding 2OG-Fe(II) oxygenase, whose product MTFTDETWVSWMDQLAEQDYVIVDDFISDEFYDRIMAFFTEAEESDKLKKAGIGAKNDFQLKAEVRGDFIYWLDEERDQELSFFFDLKDELVQSLRRYCYLSLSGSEFHIAKYPAGTHYHRHLDQFNERTNRQITVLIYLNKDWKKGDGGELIIYKDGEEITVEPHSKRLLLFKSDTIEHEVLTTNVPRYSLTGWLLHQPANVGYLLR is encoded by the coding sequence ATGACTTTTACAGATGAAACATGGGTTAGCTGGATGGATCAGCTGGCAGAACAAGATTATGTTATTGTGGATGATTTCATCTCTGATGAGTTCTACGATAGGATAATGGCTTTTTTCACTGAAGCGGAGGAAAGTGACAAACTGAAGAAAGCCGGAATCGGGGCTAAGAATGATTTCCAGTTAAAAGCAGAAGTCCGTGGAGATTTCATTTACTGGCTGGATGAAGAAAGAGATCAGGAGCTCTCCTTTTTCTTTGATTTAAAAGATGAGCTGGTTCAAAGCCTGAGACGATATTGCTACCTGAGTTTATCGGGGTCGGAATTTCATATAGCCAAGTACCCGGCCGGCACTCATTATCACCGGCACCTGGATCAGTTTAATGAACGTACCAACCGGCAGATAACCGTTCTTATATATCTCAACAAAGACTGGAAAAAGGGAGATGGCGGGGAACTTATTATTTACAAAGATGGAGAGGAGATTACAGTTGAGCCCCATTCCAAACGGCTGTTACTTTTTAAAAGTGATACCATTGAGCATGAGGTGTTAACCACAAATGTGCCCCGGTACAGTTTAACGGGATGGTTGCTGCATCAACCGGCGAATGTCGGTTATTTACTGCGATAA
- a CDS encoding response regulator transcription factor produces the protein MAKQTILVVDDEKDLLDLIEYNLKKEGFAVLKAENGEEGIKIAKEHKPDLVLMDIMMPKMDGMEAVETMRADEDLKSIPIIFLTARSDEKTEVEGLDKGGDDYITKPISTTKLISRIKAVMRRFDETTEDVDRLDVHDLSIDKDRYIVTRGDEEFQLPRKEFELLYYLASRKGKVRDRQTLLNKVWGDNIYVVDRTVDVHVRKIREKLGDHYIETVKGVGYRFKE, from the coding sequence GTGGCTAAACAAACCATACTTGTAGTAGATGATGAAAAGGATCTGCTCGACCTGATCGAATATAATCTCAAAAAAGAAGGCTTTGCCGTTTTGAAGGCTGAAAATGGTGAAGAGGGTATCAAAATTGCCAAAGAGCATAAGCCGGATTTGGTTTTGATGGATATCATGATGCCGAAAATGGATGGGATGGAAGCCGTGGAGACCATGCGCGCCGATGAAGACCTGAAATCAATCCCTATTATTTTCCTGACCGCCCGCAGTGATGAAAAAACAGAAGTGGAAGGTCTCGATAAAGGTGGTGATGATTATATAACCAAGCCCATCAGTACCACAAAATTGATTTCCCGCATCAAAGCCGTGATGCGCAGGTTTGATGAAACCACGGAAGATGTTGACCGGCTCGATGTTCATGATCTTTCCATTGACAAAGATCGATACATTGTAACGCGCGGCGACGAAGAATTTCAGCTTCCCCGCAAAGAGTTTGAACTTTTATACTACCTGGCCAGCCGCAAGGGAAAAGTCAGAGATCGCCAAACCCTGCTCAACAAAGTATGGGGCGATAATATTTATGTGGTAGATCGTACCGTTGATGTACACGTGAGAAAAATCAGGGAGAAATTGGGAGATCATTACATCGAAACAGTAAAAGGAGTGGGCTACAGATTTAAAGAATGA
- a CDS encoding ATP-binding protein, producing the protein MSKSKKKKRGVFRFGLRAAIYISLISAALIFLLMWLGYNFTPKDAGSVSALVGGLIFLTSYAVIYFVSHQRIDTIERLFKNMARKRFMEYENVTSTHNDEVDYLVKQGIKSSRTIEREIQRLNRIENYRKEFIGDISHELKTPIFAIQGFIETLLNGALEDEEVNRDFLKKAMRNVNRLIYLTKDLMEISKLETGELKSEIEEIYLYEVLHDIIESLNYKAEKENIKLIVHDFDKNIKVKADKNQVKQVLINLVENGIKYNVPNGKVEVNVFTKPKQPERVFVSVKDTGIGIDEKDIPRVTERFFRVDKSRSRERGGTGLGLAIVKHIMEAHGEKFSIESEPNKGSTFTISLRRLDPVQV; encoded by the coding sequence ATGAGTAAATCTAAAAAGAAGAAGCGAGGCGTTTTTCGCTTTGGCCTTCGTGCAGCCATCTACATTTCACTGATTTCAGCAGCGCTTATCTTTCTGCTGATGTGGTTGGGGTATAATTTCACCCCAAAAGACGCCGGGTCTGTTTCTGCTCTTGTGGGTGGTCTAATATTCCTGACATCCTATGCCGTCATTTACTTTGTTTCTCACCAGAGAATTGATACTATCGAGCGCTTGTTTAAGAACATGGCGCGCAAACGGTTCATGGAGTACGAAAATGTAACATCAACCCACAATGATGAAGTTGACTACCTGGTGAAGCAGGGGATCAAATCGAGCCGAACCATTGAGCGCGAAATTCAACGACTGAACCGTATAGAGAACTATCGCAAAGAATTTATCGGCGACATTTCTCACGAGTTGAAAACTCCCATTTTTGCCATCCAGGGGTTTATAGAAACGTTATTGAACGGGGCATTAGAGGATGAAGAGGTAAACCGGGATTTCCTGAAAAAAGCGATGCGGAATGTAAACCGGCTTATTTATCTCACCAAAGATTTGATGGAAATCTCCAAGCTTGAAACCGGTGAGCTAAAATCGGAGATCGAGGAAATTTACCTTTATGAAGTACTGCACGACATTATCGAAAGCCTGAATTACAAAGCAGAGAAAGAGAATATAAAGCTGATTGTGCACGACTTTGACAAAAACATTAAGGTGAAGGCGGATAAAAATCAGGTGAAGCAGGTTTTGATTAACCTGGTGGAAAATGGCATTAAATACAATGTGCCAAATGGAAAAGTAGAGGTGAATGTGTTTACGAAGCCCAAACAACCGGAGCGTGTTTTTGTTTCGGTTAAAGATACGGGCATTGGTATCGATGAAAAAGATATCCCAAGGGTAACGGAGCGATTTTTCCGGGTTGATAAATCCCGATCCAGAGAGCGGGGCGGAACAGGGCTCGGCCTGGCTATTGTCAAGCATATTATGGAAGCGCACGGAGAAAAGTTCAGCATTGAAAGTGAACCTAACAAAGGCTCAACCTTCACCATCAGTCTTCGGCGCCTGGATCCGGTTCAGGTTTGA
- a CDS encoding mannose-1-phosphate guanylyltransferase, whose translation MVYAVIMAGGSGTRFWPKSTKKLPKQFLSLFGEGTMIQNTAKRIEGLIPQEHVMVVTNDSYVDIVKEQLPKVPAENIVGEPVAKNTAPCVAIAAEMLYKKDPEAVMVVLPADHHITNPEAFNKYLKAAIEKAKQGSNLVTIGIHPDRSETGYGYIHGDDESEEVFAHKTVHPVKAFKEKPDIETAREFLDSGDYYWNSGMFIWSAKTILEEFDKHLPDMYEQVKQAGKEVYGVDHEESINTFYRACESVSIDYGIMEHAQQVFVVPGEFGWNDVGSWTAAYDLGDKDSNGNVINAKQATFSESSKNYISTESGKMISVVGLEGVAVVETEDAILVCKLDKAQNVKEIVQQLKENEDYRKFL comes from the coding sequence ATGGTATATGCAGTAATAATGGCCGGCGGGTCGGGTACACGGTTCTGGCCAAAAAGCACAAAAAAGCTTCCTAAACAATTTCTTTCTCTTTTTGGGGAAGGAACTATGATCCAGAATACGGCCAAACGTATAGAGGGGCTTATTCCTCAGGAGCATGTGATGGTGGTTACTAACGACAGCTATGTGGACATCGTTAAAGAGCAACTGCCCAAAGTTCCGGCTGAGAATATTGTTGGTGAACCGGTTGCTAAGAATACGGCTCCTTGTGTGGCCATTGCTGCAGAAATGCTTTATAAAAAAGACCCGGAAGCCGTTATGGTGGTTCTGCCGGCCGATCATCACATCACAAATCCGGAAGCATTCAATAAATACTTAAAGGCGGCCATAGAAAAGGCGAAACAAGGATCGAACCTGGTTACTATAGGAATTCATCCGGACCGGTCGGAAACAGGGTATGGGTACATCCACGGTGATGATGAATCAGAAGAAGTTTTTGCGCATAAAACGGTTCATCCGGTTAAGGCCTTCAAAGAGAAGCCGGATATAGAAACAGCCAGGGAGTTTTTAGATTCAGGAGATTATTATTGGAACAGCGGAATGTTCATTTGGTCGGCCAAAACTATTCTGGAAGAATTTGATAAGCATTTACCTGACATGTACGAGCAGGTTAAGCAAGCCGGCAAGGAAGTTTATGGAGTTGATCACGAGGAATCTATCAATACGTTTTACCGTGCATGTGAATCTGTTTCCATAGATTACGGAATTATGGAACATGCGCAGCAGGTTTTTGTAGTACCCGGTGAGTTTGGGTGGAATGATGTGGGTAGCTGGACAGCCGCCTATGATTTGGGGGATAAGGACAGCAATGGAAATGTTATTAATGCCAAGCAGGCAACGTTCAGTGAATCATCAAAAAATTACATTTCTACAGAAAGCGGAAAAATGATTTCGGTTGTTGGACTGGAAGGTGTGGCTGTAGTTGAAACGGAGGATGCTATTCTGGTGTGCAAGCTGGATAAAGCTCAAAATGTGAAGGAGATCGTTCAGCAGTTAAAAGAGAACGAAGATTATCGGAAGTTTCTTTAA
- a CDS encoding MBL fold metallo-hydrolase, which translates to MKITFLGTGTSMGVPVAGGFRREELSHDPRNERTRCSVWIQVHGKSILIDAGPEFRVQSIRSRIKKIDHFLITHEHMDHVSGIDDLRVYSYINKAPIPAYTSGQCIESIHKRFDYMFGENKYPGSTSLDLNEVTSSFKLDEEIEVTPLPVQHGDLDILGFRVNDFSYLTDVKHIPDETLELIKGSKVIALSALRWEPEHPTHLTIPEAVEVLESLNIPEAYLIHMNSYVDHEPTNKKLPDHIKLAYDQLSIQVPD; encoded by the coding sequence ATGAAAATTACTTTTCTGGGTACGGGTACGTCTATGGGAGTTCCTGTTGCGGGAGGCTTTAGGCGCGAAGAACTTTCACATGATCCAAGAAATGAACGCACTCGCTGTTCCGTATGGATTCAGGTTCACGGAAAATCGATCCTGATTGATGCCGGGCCCGAATTCAGAGTACAAAGCATTCGCTCGCGCATCAAAAAGATTGATCATTTTCTCATTACCCACGAACACATGGATCATGTTTCCGGGATCGATGATCTCAGAGTTTACTCCTATATAAATAAAGCCCCCATTCCCGCATACACTTCCGGGCAATGCATCGAGTCTATCCACAAGCGCTTTGATTATATGTTTGGGGAGAACAAGTATCCCGGATCTACTTCTCTTGACCTGAACGAAGTAACCTCTTCTTTTAAATTAGATGAAGAAATCGAGGTTACTCCTTTACCGGTACAACACGGCGATTTGGATATTCTGGGATTTCGGGTAAATGACTTCTCGTACCTGACGGATGTAAAACATATCCCTGACGAGACACTTGAGCTCATAAAAGGCTCCAAAGTGATTGCGCTGAGTGCGCTGCGATGGGAACCGGAACACCCCACTCACTTAACCATTCCTGAGGCTGTTGAGGTGTTGGAGAGTCTGAATATCCCCGAAGCTTACCTCATTCATATGAACAGTTATGTGGACCACGAGCCTACCAATAAAAAGCTGCCGGATCATATCAAGTTGGCATACGACCAGCTTTCGATTCAGGTGCCGGATTAA
- a CDS encoding glutathione peroxidase codes for MKILFTALLLSLTATMGTSDQTSLYDFTVQDIDGEEISLEQYKGQVVLVVNVASKCGYTPQYEGLQKIYETYKDDGFVILGFPANNFNGQEPGTDQEIKQFCTLEYGVEFPMFSKVSVKGEDQADLFSYLTSVPNDDFDGEIKWNFEKFLIDKNGLLKRRFRSSVEPQSETLVAAIEKELNR; via the coding sequence ATGAAAATTTTATTTACAGCTCTGCTTCTATCACTCACAGCCACTATGGGAACATCAGACCAAACATCATTATACGATTTTACCGTTCAGGATATTGACGGAGAGGAGATTTCGCTGGAACAATATAAAGGACAAGTTGTTTTAGTGGTCAACGTGGCCTCAAAATGCGGATACACCCCTCAATACGAAGGACTTCAAAAGATATACGAAACCTATAAAGATGATGGGTTTGTGATATTGGGGTTTCCCGCTAATAACTTTAATGGGCAGGAGCCGGGAACAGATCAGGAAATAAAACAATTTTGTACGCTTGAGTACGGAGTGGAATTTCCGATGTTCTCGAAGGTATCCGTTAAAGGTGAAGATCAGGCTGACTTGTTTTCATATTTGACCTCAGTACCGAATGATGACTTTGACGGAGAGATTAAATGGAATTTTGAGAAATTTTTGATCGATAAAAATGGTTTACTAAAGAGGAGATTCAGAAGCAGCGTAGAGCCACAGAGCGAAACTCTTGTTGCAGCCATTGAAAAGGAATTGAATCGTTAA
- the mnmG gene encoding tRNA uridine-5-carboxymethylaminomethyl(34) synthesis enzyme MnmG, with protein sequence MSVLDPTYDVIVVGGGHAGSEAAGAAAQMGAKTLLITMNLEAIAKMSCNPAMGGVAKGQLVREIDALGGLSGIVSDESGVQFRMLNMSKGPAMWSPRCQSDRMLYAQKMREKLEDKEHLFFRQDNVVDLISENDNEIKGVVTQTGQKFFAKSVILTTGTFGNGLIHIGESNYGGGRSGERASIGISAALEKLDFEVGRLKTGTPPRVDGRTVDYSQLEEQFGDENPTAFSFLTEKLPSLEEQMSCWIGYTNEEVHEVLKEGFDRSPMFNGRIKSIGPRYCPSIEDKINRFADKDRHQLFLEPEGWNTYEMYLNGFSTSLPEDVQYKALRTIPGFEDVIMIRPGYAIEYDYFPPHQIRRSLETKSVKGLFFAGQINGTTGYEEAACQGLMAGINAALNVQDKEPLILQRSEAYIGVLIDDLINKGTEEPYRMFTSRAEHRILLRQDNADLRLTEIGNRIGLASDERMQRVEKKKEAINKLDDLIKDYTVYPEKMDPMLESKESSTMSQPMKAERILLRPEVSLQDMMDYDEEFAHQVKDISDNKEVLEQIEIQIKYAGYIEKEFEMVKEMEKQENMSIPEQVEYSSIKSLSTEGAQKLSKIRPETIGQASRISGVSASDLSVLMVYLKN encoded by the coding sequence ATGTCCGTTTTAGATCCTACATATGATGTAATCGTGGTTGGTGGAGGCCATGCCGGTAGCGAGGCGGCCGGAGCCGCAGCTCAAATGGGAGCAAAAACCCTGCTGATTACCATGAACCTGGAAGCTATCGCTAAGATGTCTTGTAATCCGGCCATGGGTGGGGTAGCAAAAGGCCAGTTGGTAAGAGAGATTGATGCCCTGGGCGGGCTGTCCGGAATAGTCAGCGATGAGTCCGGCGTTCAATTCAGGATGCTCAATATGAGCAAAGGCCCCGCTATGTGGAGCCCGCGTTGCCAAAGTGATCGTATGTTATATGCTCAGAAAATGAGGGAGAAGCTCGAGGATAAAGAGCACTTGTTTTTCCGTCAGGATAATGTAGTCGATTTAATATCAGAAAATGATAATGAGATTAAGGGGGTAGTTACCCAAACAGGACAAAAGTTTTTTGCTAAGTCTGTCATTTTAACGACCGGTACTTTTGGAAACGGACTGATTCATATCGGGGAAAGTAATTATGGAGGGGGCAGGTCTGGAGAACGAGCTTCCATCGGTATCTCCGCTGCTCTTGAAAAACTTGACTTTGAAGTTGGCAGGTTAAAGACCGGAACACCTCCCCGGGTAGATGGAAGAACCGTGGACTATTCTCAACTGGAGGAGCAGTTTGGGGATGAGAACCCAACAGCCTTTTCTTTTCTGACAGAGAAGCTGCCTTCTTTGGAAGAGCAGATGTCTTGCTGGATTGGTTATACCAATGAAGAGGTACACGAAGTTTTAAAGGAAGGCTTCGATCGAAGCCCGATGTTCAATGGACGTATTAAATCCATTGGCCCCCGGTACTGCCCAAGCATTGAGGATAAAATTAATCGCTTTGCAGATAAGGACAGACATCAATTATTCCTTGAGCCTGAAGGATGGAATACCTATGAGATGTATTTGAATGGATTTTCAACCTCCCTTCCGGAAGATGTTCAGTACAAAGCGTTACGAACTATTCCCGGTTTTGAAGATGTAATTATGATTCGCCCGGGTTATGCCATCGAATACGATTATTTCCCGCCGCATCAGATAAGGCGTTCGTTAGAAACTAAGTCAGTAAAAGGGTTATTCTTTGCCGGGCAGATTAACGGGACTACCGGTTACGAAGAGGCTGCTTGCCAGGGACTGATGGCCGGCATCAATGCGGCTCTTAACGTGCAGGATAAAGAACCATTAATTCTTCAAAGGTCTGAGGCTTACATCGGCGTTTTGATCGATGACCTTATTAATAAAGGCACAGAAGAGCCTTACCGAATGTTTACATCGCGAGCAGAACACAGAATTTTGCTCCGCCAGGACAATGCAGACCTTCGCCTGACTGAGATCGGAAATCGTATAGGCCTGGCTTCGGATGAACGAATGCAACGAGTTGAGAAAAAGAAAGAAGCTATAAATAAGCTCGACGATCTAATTAAAGACTATACAGTTTACCCTGAGAAGATGGACCCAATGCTCGAGAGTAAGGAAAGCTCGACCATGAGTCAGCCAATGAAAGCCGAGAGAATCCTACTTCGCCCGGAGGTTTCTTTGCAGGACATGATGGACTATGATGAAGAGTTTGCCCATCAGGTAAAAGATATCAGCGACAACAAGGAGGTGTTGGAGCAGATAGAGATTCAAATAAAATACGCGGGCTACATCGAGAAAGAGTTCGAGATGGTGAAGGAGATGGAGAAGCAGGAAAATATGTCAATCCCGGAGCAGGTAGAGTATTCAAGCATCAAAAGCCTTTCTACAGAGGGAGCGCAAAAACTTTCAAAAATACGTCCGGAAACGATTGGTCAGGCAAGTAGAATAAGTGGGGTTTCAGCCAGCGACCTCTCTGTGCTCATGGTTTATCTGAAAAATTAG
- a CDS encoding RsmG family class I SAM-dependent methyltransferase: protein MEHQILYTPLAHEKTENIRVLVDRHEKELEEYISRLLWWNKKINLVSRDVSRETIKNHVEHSLVLTQSELFEKAEKVIDSGTGGGLPGIPLAICYREKQIHLNDVVTKKIMACKNIASVLNLENISSSSCSIEKVGFAGDELLVSKHAFKIGDLLRMLESKPWGKIILLKGRDEVESELERVKELLKVNIIDLMQGFEEEFYKGKAMVEISRISQS from the coding sequence GTGGAACATCAGATTCTATATACTCCATTAGCCCACGAAAAGACTGAGAATATTCGGGTTTTAGTTGATCGTCACGAAAAAGAATTAGAAGAATATATAAGCCGCCTGCTTTGGTGGAACAAGAAAATTAATCTTGTGAGCCGAGATGTTTCACGTGAAACTATAAAAAACCACGTAGAGCACTCATTAGTTCTAACTCAGTCTGAACTGTTTGAAAAGGCTGAGAAAGTTATAGACTCGGGCACCGGCGGTGGTTTGCCGGGAATACCACTTGCGATATGTTATAGAGAGAAGCAGATACATCTGAATGATGTGGTAACAAAAAAGATAATGGCCTGTAAGAACATTGCCTCCGTTCTTAACCTTGAAAACATATCATCAAGTTCCTGTTCTATAGAAAAGGTTGGCTTTGCTGGGGATGAGCTCTTGGTTTCAAAGCATGCTTTTAAGATAGGAGATTTGCTGCGAATGCTTGAATCAAAGCCGTGGGGAAAAATTATATTGCTAAAAGGGAGGGATGAGGTTGAGTCCGAACTTGAAAGAGTAAAAGAGCTCCTCAAGGTTAACATCATTGATCTGATGCAAGGATTTGAAGAAGAGTTTTATAAAGGAAAGGCTATGGTAGAAATCTCAAGAATAAGCCAGTCATGA
- a CDS encoding YafY family protein, translated as MNSSERRLKLMLLLQQPGKRLTVDELAERFDVSRRTIFRDFNALQEINVPVTWDRYSGYGLIEGYKVPPLMFTSKELATIMVGLNFVKSQVDQGLVEDAKGVEVKIKNVLPDELKEFMTSLEGRTIVDPYLRFGGEKKKGGSWYLISSAIAQQKRLQFEYTTKSGETGIRKIDPYILVFYQDHWNVIGKSHLRGEIRNFILEKVEEVKILDENYHLNSDLDIEALIFRSEESSQSIILQVKKEEITRLETNLPAKIIKKTSLNSKIFKVSFDFDNLDFINEWLLQFGKKVKIEQPKELIEKREKLLREMLDN; from the coding sequence ATGAATAGTTCAGAAAGAAGGCTGAAGCTGATGCTTTTGCTTCAGCAGCCGGGTAAACGCTTAACGGTAGATGAATTGGCGGAACGGTTTGATGTAAGCCGAAGAACGATTTTCCGAGATTTTAATGCGCTTCAGGAAATTAACGTGCCGGTAACCTGGGATCGTTATTCAGGCTATGGATTAATCGAGGGTTATAAGGTGCCGCCGCTCATGTTCACTTCCAAAGAGCTAGCAACCATCATGGTTGGGCTGAATTTTGTGAAGTCTCAGGTTGACCAGGGGCTGGTGGAAGATGCTAAAGGGGTGGAGGTAAAAATCAAAAATGTTCTTCCGGATGAATTAAAAGAATTCATGACTTCATTAGAGGGAAGAACAATCGTCGATCCTTATTTGAGATTTGGAGGAGAAAAAAAGAAAGGGGGGAGTTGGTATCTCATTAGTAGTGCCATCGCTCAGCAAAAAAGATTGCAATTTGAGTACACCACAAAATCAGGGGAAACGGGAATTCGAAAAATCGATCCCTACATTTTGGTTTTTTACCAGGATCATTGGAACGTAATTGGAAAATCTCATCTTCGGGGTGAAATCAGGAATTTTATTCTTGAAAAGGTAGAAGAAGTGAAAATCTTAGACGAAAACTACCACCTTAACAGCGATTTGGACATAGAGGCCCTTATCTTCCGATCTGAGGAGAGTTCTCAATCAATAATACTACAGGTCAAAAAAGAAGAGATAACGCGTCTGGAGACAAATTTACCGGCTAAAATAATTAAGAAAACCAGCTTAAATTCTAAAATTTTTAAGGTGAGTTTTGATTTCGATAATTTGGACTTTATAAACGAATGGCTTCTTCAGTTTGGAAAAAAAGTTAAAATTGAACAGCCCAAAGAGCTTATCGAAAAAAGAGAGAAGTTACTCCGGGAAATGCTGGACAACTAA